The stretch of DNA AATTTTAGGATTTGCTCGGTTGATGGCATAGCTTTATCATTTAGTCTTGCTATATTGATGTTAGCAAGCGCTATAAAAAATTTCTCAAAGTCACTTGCGACGCACCTACCGCAAAGCTCCTCATCTCCAAAGAGCCATGCATAGACCGCGCCACTCGTACAATCAAGCAAAAATATCCACGGATCACCCACGGCAAAGACTATCAAATTTAAAGGGCGATCCTCGCAGCTCCACCATTTGCCGCCGTACTCATCTACGCTATTTAGCCGTACTAGCTCACTCGCGTAGTCGCCTCTGGAGCCAAATTTGACATTGCAAATTTCAAAATTTCCAAGGTCAAATTTGCTTATTAACTCTAAAAATTTAGCTGGAAAATTTACGCCAAGAGCTTCTTGTGTGTTTTTAAGTGCTTGTGTGGTAGCTTTAACATCATTTTGAAGCAAGAGTCTCATGTCAGTCATACCCTCTTGCTCTAGTGGCAAGAAAATTTGATCTAACTTTTGAGCTATCTGGTTTAACTTTAAAAACATATCAGTCCTTTAATCTGTTAAATTTTGGCAAATTTTATCAAATTTAACTCGGTGTGCTTTTAATTTTGACCCATTTGTCGCCAAATTTAGACCATAGTCTTCATAAATTTGTATGATACTTCCATAAAATCAAAGAGAATTTACCTTGTCTTGTTTCGTTTTTCTCTTTTTGATTTTATAAAATTTCCATAAGCCCCTGCTTCATAAAAAAGTGTTTTACACTGTTCTTAAGATTTAGGGCTTATGGGTTAATGTTTCGATTAAAAATCTTAGTGCTTGACACTGAA from Campylobacter concisus encodes:
- a CDS encoding endonuclease, with the translated sequence MFLKLNQIAQKLDQIFLPLEQEGMTDMRLLLQNDVKATTQALKNTQEALGVNFPAKFLELISKFDLGNFEICNVKFGSRGDYASELVRLNSVDEYGGKWWSCEDRPLNLIVFAVGDPWIFLLDCTSGAVYAWLFGDEELCGRCVASDFEKFFIALANINIARLNDKAMPSTEQILKFVQADGRALLFWQEMAYEI